In the Staphylococcus sp. IVB6240 genome, one interval contains:
- a CDS encoding CYTH domain-containing protein — protein MAIEQEIEFKQLLDKKTYQMIKDAYFSQDQPFTQTNYYIDTPDFQLMTHKMALRIRVRADKSHEFTLKVPAEVGLTEYNHETSYTPIQDATIPSDIIPNEIKEVLTQHDINHSQLIILGSLTTHRLETNTTSGLLVLDHSEYLNTEDYELEFEVSDYDEGYHAFTQILKNYHLTHEPPLNKVQRFFHKRQKM, from the coding sequence ATGGCAATAGAACAAGAAATTGAATTCAAGCAATTATTGGATAAAAAGACGTACCAAATGATAAAAGACGCTTACTTTTCTCAAGACCAACCCTTTACGCAAACAAACTATTATATAGATACACCTGACTTCCAATTGATGACACATAAAATGGCACTGCGTATTCGTGTACGTGCAGACAAGTCTCATGAATTCACTTTAAAAGTCCCTGCTGAAGTTGGACTTACAGAGTATAACCATGAGACTTCATATACACCTATACAAGATGCAACGATACCTTCAGATATTATTCCTAATGAGATTAAAGAAGTGCTCACTCAACATGATATTAATCATTCTCAACTTATCATATTAGGAAGTCTCACCACACATCGTTTAGAAACAAATACGACTTCAGGTTTACTCGTACTTGATCACAGTGAATATTTAAATACAGAAGACTATGAATTGGAATTTGAAGTTTCTGACTACGATGAGGGGTACCACGCATTTACACAAATACTTAAAAATTATCACCTCACACATGAGCCACCTTTAAATAAAGTACAGCGTTTCTTCCATAAACGACAAAAAATGTAA
- the mgtE gene encoding magnesium transporter: MSVENEMLIQDDEEQYNKPLLDDLIQKEDIDGFREEFLSLHAYDQSEYFEESDAETRQKMYQYLSPEEVADFFEHLEIDESDYEDLFEEMNATYASHILEHMSYDNAVDILNELSKRKIASLLMLMDREEAKEIKALLHYDEDTAGGIMTTEYISLTINTPVHEALMHVKEQAPDAETIYIIFVVDEQKKLVGVLSLRDLIIAENDTYIEDIMSERVISANVADDQEDVAQTMRDYDFIAMPVVDYQNHLLGIITIDDIVDVIDEEASEDYSRLAGVSDIDSTDDTIFQTALKRLPWLLILTVLGMITASILGSFEETLEKVALLAAFIPIISGMSGNSGTQSLAVSVRNISTGEINEKSKFKLALRESGSGFLTGITCAVSLCLIIIIIYQQPFLALIVGTSLTIAMTVGTTIGSVIPLFMNKLGIDPAVASGPFITTINDIVSMLIYFGLATSFMNYLI, from the coding sequence ATGTCAGTAGAAAATGAAATGTTAATTCAAGATGATGAAGAACAATACAACAAGCCATTACTCGATGATCTCATTCAAAAAGAAGATATCGATGGCTTCCGCGAAGAATTTTTATCATTACATGCGTACGATCAAAGTGAATACTTTGAAGAAAGTGATGCAGAGACCCGACAAAAGATGTATCAGTACTTATCACCTGAAGAAGTAGCAGATTTCTTTGAACACTTAGAAATTGATGAGTCTGATTATGAAGATTTATTTGAAGAGATGAATGCGACATATGCCAGCCACATTCTAGAACATATGTCATACGATAACGCCGTAGATATTTTAAATGAGTTATCGAAGCGTAAAATAGCCAGTCTCTTAATGTTGATGGATCGTGAAGAAGCAAAAGAGATTAAAGCATTGCTTCATTACGATGAAGATACAGCCGGCGGTATTATGACAACGGAATATATTTCGTTGACGATTAATACACCGGTACACGAGGCATTAATGCATGTTAAAGAGCAAGCACCTGATGCTGAAACCATTTATATTATTTTTGTTGTGGATGAACAGAAAAAACTGGTGGGTGTCTTGTCACTGAGAGACTTGATTATTGCTGAAAATGACACTTATATAGAAGATATTATGAGTGAACGTGTTATCAGTGCGAATGTTGCGGATGACCAAGAAGATGTTGCACAAACGATGAGAGACTATGACTTCATCGCAATGCCAGTAGTAGATTATCAAAATCATCTACTCGGTATTATTACAATCGATGATATCGTTGACGTTATCGATGAAGAGGCGAGTGAAGACTACTCACGTTTAGCCGGGGTATCAGATATTGACTCTACAGATGATACCATCTTCCAAACGGCACTGAAACGTTTGCCTTGGTTATTGATTTTAACCGTACTCGGTATGATCACAGCATCAATTCTTGGATCCTTTGAGGAAACTTTGGAAAAAGTAGCATTATTAGCTGCATTTATACCAATCATTAGCGGGATGTCAGGAAACTCTGGTACACAATCATTAGCCGTGTCAGTTCGTAATATCTCTACTGGTGAAATTAATGAGAAGAGCAAGTTTAAGCTTGCTTTACGTGAATCTGGAAGTGGCTTTTTAACAGGTATTACATGTGCTGTATCACTTTGTTTAATTATTATTATTATTTATCAACAACCATTCCTTGCACTCATTGTTGGAACAAGTTTAACAATTGCGATGACAGTGGGGACAACAATTGGTTCAGTGATACCACTTTTTATGAATAAATTAGGTATTGATCCAGCCGTAGCGAGTGGACCATTTATTACAACAATTAACGATATCGTGAGTATGTTGATTTACTTCGGTTTAGCAACATCATTCATGAATTATCTCATCTGA
- a CDS encoding GTP pyrophosphokinase family protein, producing the protein MNQWDIFLAPYRQAIDELKIKLKGLRKQYEVTEHHSPIEFVTGRVKPITSIIDKANKRGIPFDHLSEEMYDIAGLRMMCQFVEDIDKVVALLRQREDFKVVEERDYISNTKQSGYRSYHVIIEYPIETLNGKTTILAEIQIRTLAMNFWATIEHTLRYKYDGDYPPEIQNRLERAAEAAFSLDEEMSEIRDEIQEAQKYYSKKRAHKHEDSEV; encoded by the coding sequence ATGAATCAATGGGACATTTTTCTAGCACCTTATCGTCAAGCAATTGATGAGTTGAAGATTAAACTTAAAGGTTTAAGAAAACAATACGAAGTCACAGAGCATCATTCACCAATCGAGTTTGTGACAGGTCGTGTTAAACCCATCACAAGCATTATTGATAAGGCAAATAAAAGGGGTATTCCATTCGACCACTTATCTGAAGAGATGTATGACATTGCAGGATTGCGCATGATGTGCCAATTTGTAGAAGATATCGATAAGGTTGTTGCATTGCTACGTCAACGTGAAGACTTCAAAGTGGTAGAAGAACGTGATTATATTAGCAATACAAAACAAAGTGGGTATCGTTCATACCATGTGATTATTGAGTATCCGATTGAAACACTCAATGGAAAAACAACAATACTCGCAGAAATTCAAATCCGTACTTTAGCGATGAACTTCTGGGCGACGATTGAACATACGTTGCGTTATAAATATGATGGTGATTATCCACCAGAAATTCAAAATCGTCTTGAACGTGCAGCAGAAGCGGCTTTTTCATTGGATGAAGAAATGTCGGAAATTAGAGATGAAATCCAAGAAGCTCAGAAATATTATTCTAAAAAACGTGCGCATAAGCATGAAGACAGCGAGGTGTAA
- a CDS encoding NAD kinase: MRYVILSKGDAKSEALKHKMMRHMQDFKMIEDEENPEIVISVGGDGTLLQAFHQYSHMLSRCAFVGIHTGHLGFYADWLPHEVEKLIIEIHNSEFQVIEYPLLEIIVRYNDDGYETRYLALNEATMKTENGTTLVVDLDIRGQHFERFRGDGLCVSTPSGSTAYNKALGGALIHPSLEAIQIAEIASINNRVFRTVGSPLVLPKHHTCHIKPVNHDVILTTIDHVSVKHKNVNAIQYRVANEKIRFARFRPFPFWKRVHDSFISSGEDV; this comes from the coding sequence ATGCGCTACGTCATCCTTTCAAAGGGCGATGCAAAATCAGAAGCACTCAAGCACAAAATGATGCGTCATATGCAAGATTTTAAAATGATAGAAGACGAAGAGAATCCTGAAATAGTGATTTCTGTTGGGGGAGATGGCACATTACTACAAGCTTTCCATCAATATAGTCATATGTTATCTCGATGTGCGTTTGTTGGTATACATACAGGACATTTAGGTTTTTATGCCGATTGGTTACCACACGAAGTTGAAAAATTAATTATTGAAATACACAATTCTGAGTTTCAAGTGATTGAATACCCGTTACTAGAAATTATTGTGCGTTATAACGATGACGGCTATGAAACACGCTATTTGGCCTTAAATGAAGCGACAATGAAAACAGAAAATGGCACAACGCTTGTAGTTGATTTAGATATTCGTGGTCAACATTTTGAACGTTTCCGTGGTGATGGTCTGTGTGTGTCTACACCATCAGGCTCGACTGCATATAACAAAGCACTAGGTGGTGCGTTGATACATCCATCGTTAGAAGCAATACAAATTGCAGAAATTGCCTCTATTAATAACCGTGTATTCCGTACAGTGGGGTCACCACTCGTACTCCCAAAACATCACACATGCCATATTAAGCCCGTCAATCATGATGTTATCTTAACAACGATTGACCATGTGAGTGTTAAACATAAAAATGTGAACGCTATTCAATACCGTGTTGCCAACGAAAAGATTCGCTTTGCAAGATTCCGTCCATTCCCATTCTGGAAACGCGTCCATGATTCATTCATTTCAAGTGGTGAAGATGTGTGA
- a CDS encoding RluA family pseudouridine synthase: MIFKYAATEVQTLKTFLYQQRFSKKTISAIKQHGALLVNQQHRTVRHLLQVGDEIVVQLPDEVPSASLVPYEKPLNVLYEDAWLLIIAKPAHQNSAPSREHPHESLVEQALAHMQQQNATGIPHIVTRLDRHTMGIVVIAKSRHVHHLMSLTAIEKVYECLCLGKIQASGVIEAPIGRASDSIINRIVTEDGKYAKTVYTPIQTTDNYTWCRVQLLTGRTHQIRVHFQYIGHGIIGDGLYGQVHEDYQTQLLKCADISFEHPITGESVHVTAPEPHFGQILKKL, translated from the coding sequence GTGATTTTTAAGTACGCTGCCACTGAAGTACAAACACTTAAAACATTTTTATATCAACAACGTTTTTCGAAAAAGACGATTAGCGCCATAAAGCAACATGGCGCTTTACTTGTTAATCAGCAACATAGAACTGTGAGACATCTGTTGCAAGTGGGAGACGAGATTGTGGTGCAATTACCAGATGAGGTTCCGAGTGCATCTCTTGTACCATATGAAAAACCGCTAAACGTATTATATGAAGATGCATGGTTACTTATTATTGCGAAACCTGCACATCAGAATAGTGCTCCGTCGCGTGAACACCCACATGAGAGTCTGGTTGAACAAGCATTAGCACATATGCAACAACAAAACGCGACTGGGATCCCACATATTGTTACGCGTTTAGATCGACATACAATGGGAATTGTAGTGATAGCGAAATCACGTCATGTCCATCATTTAATGTCGTTAACTGCCATAGAAAAGGTCTATGAATGTTTATGTCTGGGTAAAATACAAGCTTCAGGTGTCATCGAAGCACCTATTGGACGTGCGTCTGATAGTATTATTAATCGCATTGTTACAGAAGATGGCAAATATGCGAAGACGGTTTATACACCGATTCAAACGACAGATAATTATACGTGGTGTCGTGTTCAATTACTGACAGGGCGCACGCATCAAATACGAGTCCATTTTCAATATATCGGACACGGTATTATTGGAGATGGCCTATATGGACAGGTACATGAAGATTATCAAACACAACTGTTAAAATGTGCAGACATTTCGTTTGAACATCCGATTACGGGAGAATCTGTACATGTCACAGCACCTGAACCTCACTTTGGACAAATACTAAAAAAACTATAG
- a CDS encoding truncated hemoglobin YjbI — translation MKQTPYEIIGQEALYKMIDHFYALVENDDRINHLFPGDFAETARKQKQFLTQFLGGPDLYTQEHGHPMLKKRHMPFVIDHHAKDAWLENIHTAIETAQFPDGVGDYLYERLQLTANYMVNTEN, via the coding sequence ATGAAACAGACGCCTTATGAAATAATCGGGCAAGAAGCACTTTATAAAATGATTGATCATTTCTATGCGCTAGTAGAAAATGATGACCGAATTAATCACTTATTCCCTGGTGATTTTGCCGAAACTGCACGTAAACAAAAACAATTTTTAACACAATTTTTAGGTGGACCAGATCTTTATACACAAGAACATGGCCATCCGATGCTGAAAAAACGTCACATGCCTTTTGTCATTGATCATCATGCAAAAGATGCATGGTTAGAAAATATACACACAGCTATTGAAACAGCACAATTCCCTGATGGTGTCGGCGACTATTTGTATGAAAGACTGCAGTTAACTGCGAACTATATGGTTAACACAGAAAACTAA
- a CDS encoding alanine/glycine:cation symporter family protein yields the protein MVETIVGWLNTIVWSKPLVFGLLLTGISFSLMTRFLQLRHFKEMIRLMFQGEKSPTGISSFQAIALSLAGRVGTGNIVGVSTAIYIGGPGAVFWMWITAFLGAGTAYVESALGQIFKREEDGEYRGGPAYYIEQGIKGKFGKIYGLLFALVTIISVGLLLPGVQSNAIASSMHNAFGIPTWVIAVVLIVILSLIIFGGIKWIATVATAVVPFMAIIYILMAVVIIFINIQQVPALFALIFKSAFGMEAAFGGIIGAMIEIGVKRGLYSNEAGQGTGPHAAAAAEVSHPAKQGLVQAFSVYVDTLFVCTATALIILISGTYNTTDGSTTSDGSPRLIHDANVYVQTADGGKDYSGTAMYAQAGIDKALQGSNYHFDPMYSGFGSYFIAIALFFFAFTTILAYYYIAETNVSFMTNRLAKNQNKLWRNVIRVVLIGAAGYGAIKTADVAWAMGDLGVGMMAWLNIIAIWLLIKPAMHSLKDFEEHKKQHGTGKTAIYQPDPNIVPNATFWLEDYPKRLREEGIELPKKK from the coding sequence ATGGTAGAAACGATAGTGGGATGGCTGAATACAATTGTATGGAGTAAACCACTTGTATTCGGATTATTGTTAACAGGTATTTCATTTAGCTTAATGACACGGTTTTTACAATTAAGGCATTTTAAAGAAATGATTCGATTGATGTTCCAAGGTGAGAAGTCACCAACAGGTATTTCAAGTTTCCAAGCGATTGCTTTATCTCTGGCAGGACGTGTTGGTACCGGGAATATTGTCGGGGTTTCAACAGCGATTTATATAGGGGGACCAGGGGCTGTATTCTGGATGTGGATTACCGCGTTTTTAGGCGCAGGTACGGCATATGTTGAGTCTGCACTCGGTCAAATATTTAAACGTGAAGAAGATGGTGAGTATCGAGGAGGACCTGCTTACTATATTGAGCAAGGAATCAAAGGTAAGTTTGGTAAAATTTACGGATTATTATTCGCACTCGTTACAATTATCTCAGTAGGACTTTTATTGCCAGGTGTGCAATCAAATGCCATTGCAAGTTCAATGCATAATGCTTTTGGGATACCGACATGGGTCATTGCAGTCGTACTGATTGTTATCTTGTCACTGATTATTTTTGGTGGGATTAAATGGATTGCAACAGTAGCTACGGCAGTTGTACCGTTTATGGCAATTATTTATATTTTAATGGCAGTTGTGATTATCTTCATTAATATCCAACAAGTACCAGCTTTATTTGCACTTATTTTCAAATCTGCATTTGGTATGGAAGCTGCGTTTGGTGGTATTATTGGTGCCATGATTGAAATTGGTGTCAAGCGTGGCTTATATTCAAACGAAGCAGGTCAAGGGACAGGTCCTCACGCTGCAGCGGCTGCAGAGGTCTCTCACCCAGCTAAGCAAGGTCTTGTTCAAGCATTTTCAGTTTATGTAGATACATTATTTGTTTGTACAGCAACAGCATTAATCATTCTTATCTCAGGTACATATAATACAACAGATGGATCAACAACGTCAGATGGTTCACCAAGATTGATTCACGATGCAAATGTTTATGTTCAAACTGCAGATGGTGGTAAAGACTATTCAGGTACAGCAATGTATGCACAAGCAGGTATCGACAAAGCGCTTCAAGGTTCAAATTATCACTTTGATCCAATGTACTCAGGATTTGGTTCATACTTTATTGCTATCGCATTGTTCTTCTTCGCATTTACAACAATTTTGGCGTATTACTACATTGCCGAAACAAATGTGAGTTTTATGACCAATCGATTAGCGAAAAATCAAAATAAGTTATGGCGTAATGTCATCCGTGTTGTACTAATTGGTGCAGCGGGTTACGGTGCGATTAAGACAGCCGATGTTGCATGGGCCATGGGTGACTTAGGGGTCGGTATGATGGCGTGGTTAAACATCATTGCTATTTGGTTATTAATCAAGCCAGCTATGCATTCATTGAAAGATTTTGAGGAACATAAAAAACAACATGGTACAGGGAAGACGGCAATTTACCAACCTGATCCAAATATTGTACCGAATGCAACGTTCTGGTTAGAAGATTATCCAAAACGATTACGTGAAGAAGGTATTGAGTTACCTAAGAAAAAATAA
- a CDS encoding monovalent cation:proton antiporter family protein yields MEFVSLVVVIIAALLTPILLSKLKISFLPVVVAEILMGIIIGNSFLNLVHRDDVLNILSTLGFIFLMFLSGLEIDFNAFKKDKTKKNQEASKEPSHLKLAIYVFMLIMIISIILAYGFKWVGLIDDVLLMVIIISTISLGVVVPTLKEMNLMRTTIGQFILLVAVLADLGTMLLLTLYGAINASGGGTIWLIGILVVFTILFYFLGGLFKGAPLINKLMDGTTQIGIRAVFALIILLVALAEGVGAENILGAFLAGVVVSLLGPEQDLVEKLDSFGYGFFIPIFFIMVGVDLDIPSLIKEPMLLIIIPILIVTFVVSKLIPVMVIRRWFDMKTTIASGFLLTSTLSLVIAAAKIAESLGTISEEISGIMILSAVITCVFVPIVFKRLIPIPDEMQRTIKVAMIGKNQLSIPIAQNLSSQLYDVTLYYRKDLTDHRTLSNDITMVEIPDYESEMLKRLGLFDSDIVVCSTNDDEINRQVALMAKDYGVERVICRLETNDEDQAIRSKNIELFSNFQSNQILLKGMIETPNMLNLLSNVETSLYEIGMYNYAFDQMQLRNFPFGGDIIFVRIIRNNESIVPHGDTQLQYGDRLIVTGTKEYVDQLKIELEMF; encoded by the coding sequence ATGGAATTTGTGTCACTTGTCGTCGTTATTATTGCGGCGTTATTAACACCTATTTTGCTCAGCAAGTTAAAAATTTCGTTTTTACCAGTCGTTGTTGCTGAGATTTTAATGGGGATTATCATCGGAAATTCCTTTTTAAATCTTGTACATCGTGATGATGTATTAAATATTTTATCAACACTTGGCTTTATCTTTTTAATGTTTTTAAGTGGACTTGAGATTGACTTCAATGCATTTAAAAAAGATAAAACGAAAAAGAATCAAGAAGCAAGTAAAGAGCCAAGCCATTTAAAATTAGCGATATATGTGTTTATGCTTATTATGATTATTTCAATCATTCTCGCTTATGGATTTAAATGGGTAGGCCTCATTGATGATGTACTACTCATGGTCATCATTATTTCTACCATTTCACTTGGGGTTGTCGTGCCAACCTTAAAAGAAATGAATTTAATGCGTACAACAATTGGACAATTTATTTTGTTAGTAGCTGTATTAGCCGATTTAGGAACAATGCTCTTATTAACTTTATATGGTGCGATTAATGCATCAGGTGGCGGTACGATTTGGCTGATCGGTATCCTTGTTGTCTTTACGATTTTATTCTACTTTTTGGGAGGACTATTCAAAGGTGCTCCATTAATTAATAAACTTATGGATGGGACAACACAAATAGGGATTCGTGCGGTCTTTGCGCTTATTATCTTATTAGTTGCACTTGCGGAAGGTGTGGGTGCTGAAAACATTCTCGGTGCTTTCTTAGCCGGTGTCGTCGTTTCTCTATTAGGACCAGAACAAGATTTAGTTGAAAAGTTAGACTCATTTGGTTACGGATTCTTTATCCCAATATTCTTTATTATGGTAGGGGTCGATTTAGACATTCCTTCACTAATTAAAGAACCGATGTTATTGATCATTATTCCAATTTTAATTGTGACATTTGTTGTTTCTAAGCTTATCCCAGTTATGGTCATTCGACGCTGGTTTGATATGAAAACAACGATTGCTTCTGGATTCTTACTGACATCGACGTTATCTCTTGTTATCGCAGCAGCTAAAATTGCTGAAAGTCTAGGAACAATTAGTGAAGAAATATCAGGCATTATGATTTTAAGTGCAGTCATTACATGTGTCTTTGTGCCGATTGTATTTAAACGTTTAATTCCAATTCCTGATGAAATGCAACGAACAATTAAAGTGGCAATGATTGGTAAGAACCAATTGTCTATTCCAATCGCACAAAATTTAAGTTCACAATTATATGATGTGACGTTGTATTATCGTAAGGATTTAACAGATCATCGTACATTGTCGAATGATATTACAATGGTAGAGATACCGGATTATGAATCAGAAATGCTTAAGCGACTAGGCTTATTCGACAGCGATATTGTGGTATGTTCGACCAATGATGATGAAATCAACCGTCAAGTTGCATTGATGGCAAAAGATTATGGTGTTGAGCGTGTGATTTGTCGTCTTGAAACGAATGATGAGGACCAAGCAATACGCAGTAAAAATATTGAGTTGTTCAGTAATTTCCAAAGTAACCAAATCTTACTAAAAGGTATGATTGAAACACCAAACATGCTGAACCTCTTAAGTAATGTTGAAACATCATTATACGAAATTGGAATGTACAACTATGCATTCGATCAAATGCAACTACGTAACTTCCCATTTGGCGGAGATATTATTTTCGTACGCATTATTCGAAACAATGAATCCATCGTGCCACATGGTGATACACAGTTACAATATGGTGACCGACTCATTGTAACGGGTACGAAAGAATATGTAGATCAACTGAAAATTGAATTAGAAATGTTTTAA
- a CDS encoding AI-2E family transporter, translating into MTNKAWFRAGVAILLLFLIIKLFIEVHFIFKPIIIIIQSILLPLLISGFLFYICLPFQKMLEKRRAPRWASITIILLALTAIGGGIFGVVGPVIATQIENLIHQLPYLQKETQNLINFALDQRDKLPSEVTDKINEMISKFGAMTSDILSNSLNIVTSIISTLFLLILVPFFLIYMLKDHERFIPAVARFFNGERKIFVVNLLKDLNQTLMSYIQGQVTVSLILGAILYVGYTIIGLEYTLLLVMFAIFANMIPFLGPWMAFLPAGILGIIQSPTTFIWVCVVTLVAQQLEGNVITPNVMGKSLNIHPLTIIVVILASGSLGGFVLILVAVPLYAVLKSIVRNIFKYRHQIIHAAQKTVDSD; encoded by the coding sequence ATGACCAATAAAGCTTGGTTTAGAGCAGGCGTAGCAATCTTGCTTCTGTTTTTAATCATTAAACTATTTATAGAAGTTCATTTTATTTTTAAACCGATTATTATTATTATTCAATCGATTTTACTACCATTATTGATAAGTGGATTTCTATTTTATATCTGTTTGCCATTTCAAAAGATGTTAGAAAAACGACGTGCCCCAAGATGGGCAAGTATTACTATTATTCTATTAGCGCTAACAGCAATCGGTGGCGGTATCTTCGGTGTTGTAGGTCCTGTGATTGCCACTCAGATTGAAAACTTAATTCATCAATTACCATATTTACAAAAAGAAACACAAAATCTGATTAACTTTGCGTTAGATCAACGTGATAAATTACCAAGTGAAGTGACAGATAAAATTAATGAGATGATTTCTAAGTTTGGTGCAATGACTTCAGATATTTTATCGAATTCATTAAATATTGTTACAAGCATTATTTCAACACTATTCTTATTAATCTTAGTACCATTCTTCTTAATTTATATGTTAAAAGATCATGAACGTTTTATTCCTGCCGTTGCTAGATTTTTCAATGGCGAACGTAAAATCTTCGTTGTTAACTTATTAAAAGACTTAAACCAAACATTGATGTCTTATATTCAAGGACAGGTCACAGTGAGTTTAATTTTAGGTGCGATTTTGTATGTTGGTTATACGATTATCGGCCTTGAATATACATTATTACTTGTTATGTTCGCGATTTTTGCGAATATGATTCCATTCCTTGGACCTTGGATGGCATTCTTGCCAGCAGGTATTCTTGGTATTATTCAAAGTCCAACGACGTTCATTTGGGTCTGTGTGGTCACATTAGTTGCACAACAATTAGAAGGTAATGTGATTACACCGAATGTAATGGGTAAATCATTAAATATCCACCCACTTACAATCATCGTAGTCATCCTAGCTTCTGGTAGCTTAGGTGGTTTTGTACTTATCTTAGTTGCAGTGCCACTATACGCTGTCTTAAAATCTATCGTACGTAATATTTTCAAATATCGTCATCAAATCATTCATGCAGCTCAAAAAACTGTCGATAGTGATTAA
- the fabI gene encoding enoyl-ACP reductase FabI: MMNLENKTFVIMGIANKRSIGFGVAKVLDELGANLVFTYRKERSFKELDKLIDQLNQSTKHVYQIDVQSDEDVINGFEQIGKEVGNIDGVFHSIAFANVEDLRGRYSDTSREGFLLAQDISSYSLTIVAREARKIMNAGGSIVTSSYIGGEYAVPNYNVMGVAKASLEASVKYLAADLGQDNIRVNSISAGPIRTLSARGVGNFTSILKEIEERAPLKRNVDQIEVGKTAAYLFSDFSSGVTGENIHVDAGFHAVR, translated from the coding sequence TTGATGAATTTAGAAAATAAAACATTCGTTATTATGGGAATTGCCAATAAGCGCAGTATCGGTTTTGGTGTCGCAAAAGTATTAGATGAATTAGGTGCAAACCTTGTTTTTACATATCGAAAAGAAAGAAGTTTTAAAGAATTAGACAAACTCATTGATCAACTTAATCAATCAACAAAACATGTCTATCAAATTGATGTTCAAAGTGATGAAGATGTGATTAATGGCTTTGAACAAATCGGTAAAGAAGTTGGTAACATCGACGGCGTCTTCCACTCAATCGCCTTCGCAAACGTTGAAGATCTTCGTGGACGCTATTCAGATACATCACGTGAAGGATTCTTACTTGCACAAGATATCAGTTCATATTCACTTACAATCGTCGCACGCGAAGCACGTAAAATTATGAATGCTGGTGGTAGTATTGTAACTTCAAGTTATATCGGTGGTGAGTATGCAGTCCCTAACTACAACGTGATGGGTGTAGCAAAAGCAAGCTTAGAAGCATCCGTTAAATATTTGGCTGCCGACTTAGGTCAAGATAACATTCGTGTTAACTCAATCTCAGCTGGCCCTATCCGTACATTAAGTGCACGTGGTGTTGGAAACTTCACTTCAATTTTAAAAGAAATTGAAGAACGTGCCCCACTTAAACGTAATGTGGATCAAATTGAAGTTGGCAAAACTGCAGCATACTTATTCAGTGACTTCTCATCAGGTGTCACTGGTGAAAACATCCATGTTGATGCAGGGTTCCACGCAGTTAGATAA
- the yjbH gene encoding protease adaptor protein YjbH — MTEELKVIASNSEYQNNSDLTPVSKIEIYSFFDPFCKDSFKLSAILAKLRIEYHQYISIRHILNPSLRVLTKCQAQSTSDRDNIALVFKAAELQGRSRAHRFMHLLQNEIIPKRDIVTEDMIAKCIVNAGLDYDVFKKDIKSGKLRDSLKVDLHIAREMDIETAPSLVFFNEDIHEEGLKVEGLYPYHIYTYIINEMIGTTIEKSLPPTLADYIQQKQLVTEEELLTIYEWPERTLRKELKKLALQRKIEKLKYPEGEYWKSRL, encoded by the coding sequence ATGACGGAAGAATTGAAGGTTATAGCGAGTAATAGTGAATACCAAAATAATTCAGACCTTACTCCTGTAAGCAAAATTGAGATCTATTCGTTTTTTGATCCTTTTTGTAAAGACAGCTTTAAACTATCCGCTATCTTGGCCAAGTTAAGAATTGAATATCATCAATATATCTCTATTCGTCATATTTTGAATCCATCTTTACGGGTGCTTACTAAGTGCCAGGCACAAAGCACTTCCGACCGAGATAATATTGCACTTGTGTTTAAAGCAGCAGAGTTACAAGGTCGTTCACGTGCACATCGTTTTATGCATTTATTACAGAATGAGATTATTCCAAAACGTGATATTGTCACTGAAGATATGATTGCAAAATGTATCGTTAATGCAGGACTTGACTATGATGTGTTCAAAAAAGATATCAAAAGCGGTAAACTACGTGATAGCCTGAAAGTAGACTTGCATATCGCACGTGAAATGGATATCGAGACAGCCCCTTCACTTGTATTCTTTAATGAAGACATCCATGAAGAGGGATTAAAAGTTGAAGGTTTATATCCTTATCACATCTATACCTATATTATTAATGAAATGATTGGCACAACGATTGAAAAAAGCTTACCTCCAACACTTGCTGATTACATTCAACAAAAACAGCTTGTAACGGAAGAAGAATTGTTAACAATCTACGAGTGGCCAGAACGTACACTCCGTAAAGAATTAAAAAAACTTGCACTACAACGTAAAATTGAGAAGCTCAAATATCCTGAAGGGGAATATTGGAAATCTCGTTTATAA